Below is a genomic region from Rosa chinensis cultivar Old Blush chromosome 5, RchiOBHm-V2, whole genome shotgun sequence.
ACTCATGAAGCCAAAATTGTGCAACAATCTGCACCTGTTCACATTCCCAACTGGTCAAAAGCATATGGCCAGGAATCAAAGAAGGGTTTCaaaaatagttcatggcatAATGAGTGTGACGATGCTGATCATGATAATGAAGACGGGGATcttgatgatgaggatgaagaggaggaggaggatgactACGATTCAAAGGAACCCCCACATGAATTTATTGCCAGGAGGCTTGCAAGAAGTcagatttcttctttttcagtttGTGAAGGTGCTGGGAGGACCCTAAAAGGGAGGGACCTCAGCAAAGTGAGGAATGCTGTTTTGATAAAAACTGGTTTCCTTGAATCATTGTAACCGATTGTAGGTCTCAATTAACTCCCATGGAATCATGGAAGTGTTGTTATTGTCATGTTATTTCTGTGTGATGGTTGCTTAGTCAGAGATTGTCTTGTAGTTAATGTCCAAGGTGTAAGAAATCAAAATTTAGTGTATAGAATTTCCATGAAGTTCATCTCTTGGTCCCATCATTTGTCTTCTAATTGCACATTTCCATATGTTTGACTGTTCTATAGAGGATTTAATGAAGAGTTATTGCCCCTAAGATCACCAAGATCAATAGCATAATGTTACTGGTTTTTCTGGGTGCCATTCAATTAAGGAGTTACAGTCATTTGCTACAGATTAACATGAACTCAGCAATGTCAAAACAAGAATGATGAAAAGCATTATTACCTTTATGCAGTAGCACTTGATCACATCATCCATGAAGTTGGACCACAGAGCCAAACATGAGTGATTCATTTTGAAACTGCCAGTGACATTATGGTGATTCTCACTGTACCTTATGGATGTGCCAAAATTGAC
It encodes:
- the LOC112167297 gene encoding uncharacterized protein LOC112167297 encodes the protein MEDMYLSRQGSGVWRSLRDGDFEEEDVWNVLRDRKTSNTMTGRSKESSVSVPRRLPTASRMIPRASSHNYGSGSSCSSSNNTHEAKIVQQSAPVHIPNWSKAYGQESKKGFKNSSWHNECDDADHDNEDGDLDDEDEEEEEDDYDSKEPPHEFIARRLARSQISSFSVCEGAGRTLKGRDLSKVRNAVLIKTGFLESL